Genomic segment of Nocardiopsis mwathae:
GAGCCGGTCAACATCTCCACCCACACCGAAGAGGAGCAGATCAGCGCGGACTGGAACAAGGAGCTGGTCGGGTTCGGGCTGCTGCCCGTCTCCCTGATCCTGCTCGCCACGCTGCTGATCCTGCTGTAGGGGGAGAGCGGTGCCGCGTCGTCGGCACCGCTCTCCGGCAGGTTCCGGCTACAGCGCTGCGGCGAGCCGCTCCTCGTGCAGCCGCTCGCCCCAGGACGGATCCAGCGGCGGGATCTGCCCGACACGCCACCGCAGCAGCAGGTCGGCCAGGGCGGGGTTGCGCGGGAGCGCGGGGCCGTGCAGGTAGGTGCCCAGGATCTGGCCCTGGTAGGCACCCTCGGTCCGGCCGTCGTTTCCGACGCCCGTCACGACCTGCGACAGGGGTGTGGCCGACGCCCCGATGGCGGTGCGGCCCTGGTGGTTCTCGAATCCGGTGATCCGCCCGACCCCCAGCGCCGGGTCGACGTCGGCCACGATCTCGCCGACACCCCGGGTTTCGCCGCGGCCGCTACGGATGTCCATGATCCCCACACCCGGCAGCGGATTGTCGGCGTCGTCGCCGTAGGTCTCGCCGATGATCTGGTAACCCGCGCAGACCGAGAAGACGCAGGCGCCGCGCTCCGCCGCCCGCTTGAGGCCGCCGTCGGCGCGCAGCCGCTCGGCCGCGAGGATCTGCGGCCGGTCCTCGCCTCCGCCCAGCAGGTAGATGTCGCCCTCGGCCGGGACCGGATCGCTGGAGTGCACGTGCACCTCCTCGACCGGGATTCCGCGCAGCTCGGCGCGGCGGCGCAGCACCAGCACGTTGCCCTTGTCGCCGTAGGTGCTGAGCAGGTCGGGATAGATCCAGACGATGCGCAGGGCGCTGCTGGAGTCACTCATGGGGTCCCCCTCCTACTGCACACGGCCGTAGGCCGTGCGGATCTGCTGGAAGGCCGTGTAGTTGGCGATGACGTCGACCATGGTGATACCGGACTGCTCCGACTTGAGCCGGGTGACGACATCGCCGACAGTGTCGGCGATCTCGAACGGCACGCCGTCGGTCTCCAGCCGCAGCGCCAGGTCGGTGCGGCGCTCACCCATGACGAACACGCGCCGCCCACGCAGCACCGTGTAGTCGACGTCCCACAGCCACGAGGTGTCCTTGCCGTCGGGGATCTGCGCGTTGACGGACAGGAGCACCGGCACGTGCGGCCGGCTGAGGACGGCGAACGACTCCAGCCACCCGGCCGGGTTCTTCGCGAGCAGCAGCCGCACCTCGACGCCGTCGGTGACGACGGACGTGTAGCGCCCGGCCACCGAGCGGATCTCACGCAGCCGCGGCAGCGACTGCTTGGGGTGGATTCCATAGGCGGCGGCGGTGGCCATGGCAATGGCCGCGTTGGCACGGTTGGCGTCACCGGGCAGGCCGAGCTCCAGCCGCATCGGCTGCCCGTTGGAGTCGGTGACCGTGTCGTTGTCGTTGTCGACCGCCCAGGTGGCCTCCGGGCGGCGCAGGCCGCACTCAGGGCACTCCCAGTGCGGGTCGGGATCGCGCTTGAGGTGGCCACCGCACTCCGGGCAGCACCAGGAGTCCTCCTTCCAGCGCTGGCCCGCCGCCACCCAGGTGGCGTGCCGCGCGCCCAGGCCCGCCCACGCGACGAGGGGGTCGTCGGCGTTGGCGACGACGTGTGCCTCGCTGCGGCTCAGCGCGTCGCGCCACTTCTTGGCGAGGAGGTTGATCTCCGAGGCGCGGTCCATCTGGTCGCGGCTCAGGTTCATCAGCACGACGACGGCCGGGTTGGTCTGCCGCAGCACCTGCGGCAGGTACTTCTCATCGACCTCAAGGACGCCGTTGCGGGCCTCCGGCGAGTTCGCCAGGGCGGTGATGTGGCCGGTCGGCATGTTCGCGCCGTGCTCGTTGGTCGCGATGTCGCCGAGTTCGCGCAGCGCCGACGCGATCAGCCGGGTCGTCGTGGTCTTGCCGTTGGTCGCGCTGACCAGCGTCAGCCTTCGCCCGCGGGCGAGCTTGGCGAGCAGATCCGGCTCGACCTTGAGCGCGACCCGGCCGCCGATGACGGAACCGTCGCCGCGCCCGGTGGCCCGGGACAGCGTGGCCGCGCCCTTGCCCAAGACCGCGGCCAGTTGGGCGCGCAAGGGAAGTTCGCTCATGATCCCCACTAGATTGCTGCTGGAGGTGGCTGCCGGTGAGGCAGTTGGGAAAAGACGCCTGGTGCCAGGGCATGTCGGGCGGGTCAGGGATTCCTCCGCACGGCCGCCGAGGGCGGCGCTCGCCGCACCGCACCGGTCACACCGACCTGCCGTCCGCGCCCTGGGCGACGCCTCCTAAGCCTATTGCCCCTGGCCTCCAACGGGACCCAAAGGGGATGCGGAGGCCTGGTGGGCACCCGTTTCCGTCGTCGGCGGGCGCACGCCCGGGCCCCCAGGTCGGCCCGGTCGAACGTCGCCCGGCCGGGCCGACGGGACTGCGGTCGGGGCCGTCAGGTGACCTTGCGCCAATCGAGTCGCTCGGGCGGCGGACCGACGTTGGAGCGCGGCGCCGGCCGGGTGCGCACGTCATGCCCCGCCGGTTCTGCCGCTTCTGCCGACCCGGCGGCCTCCGGGTGGTCGGCTGCCGCTCCGCCGGGCTCCTCCACCGTGCTGAGGGAGGCCGTGGGCAGGGCCAGGATGCCCGGGTTGGCGTCGGCGAGCACCGGCCCGTCCGCTCCGGGCACGACCATCGCCGTCGGCGGAAGGGTGCGCAGGCCGTGGCCGTCGACCGGGTAGCCGCTGACCGGCGCGGCGCCGTCGGCCTCGCCGATCTCGGTGGCCTGGGTGGTCGCGCGGCCCCACACGGAGGCCACGCGGATGTGGCGGACCAGGTCGAGCGGCGGGACCGGCGGGGCCGCGGTGCGCACCGGAACCGGAGCCGTGACGCCCTCGCCGTCCTCCGCCAGGTAACCCCCGCCCACGGCGTCGTTCAGCGCCTCGCCGATGACCTCGGTGAGCTGGTGCATCGGGAGCCGCGCCGGGGCCGGTTCCGCGTGCCCGTCGGCCGTCGCCGGGAGGTCGGTGCCGGAGGCGGCCTCCACGGCCGCTCCGGCGGCGGCCGAGTCCGCCACCCGGCCGGTGGCCAGCCATGAGGCGGCGCGCGCCGCGGAGGCGGAGGTGGGCTGGCGCATCAGCACCGGGAAGACCCCGTGGGCGGCGAGGCGGTGCGCCGTGCGCTCGCCGACCTCGCGCAGCATCAGCACCAGCCCGGCGCCGGACCAGGTGGCCGCGCCGACCAGCCGGTCGACCTCCGCTGCCGGGAGGGCGTCGGCACCGCAGACCACGATGGTGTTGGCCCACGGCTGCAGCGGCCGACGGGCGATCTCGGGGCCACGCGCGCGCAGTTCGAGCAGTTCGCGCAGGGCGGCGACCGCGTAGGTGCCGTACACGCGCGCCGCGACGTCCCCCGATGCCCGGTCCGTGGCGATCACCTTGAACTGGGCGTAGGGTTCGTCGCCGCAGCGTGTGCCGATGCCTTCGAAGGGGGCTATGCGGCGTTCCAGCTCCCACGCCCGCTCCATGACGGACCTGTCGCTGCCGCACGTGCCGCCGCCGCACCGCTCGCGGATCTCGGCGCGCTGTTCCGGGCTGAGCAGCTTCAGTGCGGGGTCGCCGCCGCCGGCGGCGGCGCCGTCCCCGGGCTCACTCAGCGCGCGCAGGCCGCCGATGAGCGCGGACACGCTCGCGCCGGGACCGATGACGTCGAGGATCCGGAGCAGCAGCATCTCGTCGATCTCGATGTCGGCCTTGGGGTCCAGAGCACAGGACACCGAGGAGAGGATCCGCGCGCGCTGCGAACCGTCGAGGTCGGTACCCAGGTGGAGCCGCTGCAGGTCGGCGGGGAGGACGCGGACACGCGGGGTGATACCGGCCCGCTTGACGAGCGCCATCAGGTCCGCGGCCAGGGCACGGCCGGAGAGGTCCACGACGGTGAGGTCGCGTCCGCAGCGCAGCCGCGAGGCGCCGATGGTGGTGAGCAGCGCCGACCATCCGGCCTCGGTGCCTCCGGCGACCACCACGGTCCCGGTGTCGTCGGGCACCCGGACGCCGTACCAGCGCGGCTGCGCCTCGAAGGCGCGCTTGCGGGCCTGCCATTCGGCGTACAGGCGGGCGTGCTCCTCCTGACGATCGCGCAGCTCGGCTTCGCGCCGCTCCTGTACCTCGGCCAGCCGCTCCTCCTCTCGGCGCAGCCGATCGGCCATCACCTGGCGGCTCTGCACCAGGGCGACCAGGAGGGGCGCCGCCATGGCCAGGCAGGCCAGGCACAGGCCCAGGGCGAGCAGGCCGGGGAGGATACGCAGCGGCCACAGGGCGACGCAGACGAGGGCCACCAGGGTCAGCGCGGCCAGAAGGGCCCGCAGGGGGAGGTTGGTGCGCGCCTCCAGGCGGCGCTGGGCGGCGCGCCACTCGTCGGTGACGGCGGCCCGGTCGGGCGGCGCGGGGCGGCGGGGAGCCGGCCCCGGGTCGGGGACCTGCAGTTCATGTCGCCATCCGATATAGGTCAGCCCGGTCTGTACTCCGAAACGAGGGGCCGCCACCGCCGAGCACCTCCTGCCCTCCTGCCCGGCGCCGGGGCCCCGGGGTCATCGGGATGGGTACGGGGGAATCGTTTCAGGCGGTAGCCGAGTTGTCACCACCCCATCGGATTTCGCGCGGCCGGTAATGCGCAGGGTGGGCAGGACGATACCGGTGGCGAGAAGCCCGGGCCCGCGGAGGAGGTCCTCCGCGGGCCCGGGCACATACCACCGATCGGCCGGTGTCCGATCGGCCGGTGTCCGATCGGGCGGTGTCCGATCGGGCGGTGTCCGATCGGGCGGGGGTCGGACCGGGTCAGGCCTCGACCTTCAGGTCGATGACCTTGCCGACCTCGGCCTGGACCGCGTACTCGGCGGTGAAGCCCTGCGAGGCGAGCACGCGGACCTTCCAGTCCCCATCGGCGGCGAAGAAGCGGAACGTTCCCTCGTCGCCGGTGGCGACCTCACCGGCGAAGTCGCCGGAGGTGTTGAGCAGCCGTGCATAGGCACCGCGCAGCGGGGCGCCGTCGCGGGTCACGACGCCCTGGATCACCGCCTGGTCGCCGGCGTCCACGTCGGCCAGTGCGACGCCGCCGACCGGCGCGCCGCATCCCTTGTCACTCACTTGGCCTCCCCGAGTTCGATCGGCACGCCCACCAGCGAGCCGTATTCGGTCCACGATCCGTCGTAGTTCTTCACGTTGTCCAGACCGAGCAGCTCGTGCAGGGCGAACCAGGTGTGCGACGAGCGCTCGCCGATGCGGCAGTAGGCGATGATGTCCTTGTTCAGGTCCACCCCGGCCTCGGTGTAGAGCTCGCGGAGCTCTTCGTCGGACTTGAACGTGCCGTCCTCGTTGGCGGTCTTGGCCCACGGGATGTTGCGGGCGGTCGGGATGTGGCCCGGCCGCTGCGAGGTCTCCTGCGGCAGGTGCGCGGGCGCCAGCAGGCGGCCCACGAACTCGTCGGGAGAGCGGACGTCCACCAGGTCCTTGGTACCGATGGCGCTCACGACCTCGTCGCGGAACGCCCGGATCGAGGTGTCCTGGTCCTGGGCCTTGTAGTCGGTCACGGCCCGCTCCGGCACGGCCTCCACCAGTTCGCGGGAGTCGAGCTCCCACTTCTTGCGGCCGCCGTCGAGCAGCCGCACCTTCTGGTGCCCGTAGAGGCGGAAGTACCAGTAGGCGTAGGCGGCGAACCAGTTGTTGTTGCCGCCGTAGAGGACGACGGTGTCGTCGTTGGAGATGCCGCGCTCGGAGAGGAGTTTCTCGAAGCCGGTCTTGTCGATGAAGTCGCGCCGGACCGGGTCCTGGAGGTCCTTCTTCCAGTCGATCTTGATGGCGTTGGGGATGTGCCCCTTGTCGTAGGCCGAGGTGTCCTCGTCGACCTCCACGAGAACGACATCAGGGTCGTTCAGGTGAGCCTCCACCCAGTCGGCGTCCACAAGGACGTCGGAGCGGCTCATGGGGATCCTCCTCATTGCTCGTTGCTGCGTGCTGTGTGTTGTCAGTCCGTCTCTACCCACGGACCGGTGTGATCCGTCCCCGCGGAGGGTGCCGCTGCCACGCCGTCAGGCGGCCCTGCCCGGGAGGGGCAGGCGGCGGAGCAGCAGGTACATCTCGCAGCCCAGGCAGAAGCCGAAGGCGGCGTTGAGGAATGCGGCGAAGAGAGCGAAGGCCGTGGCGGTGATCCCGAGCCAGGCACCGACGAACAGGTAGCCGAGCAGCCCCACGAGGGCGAAGGCCAGCCCCACCCCCTGGGCGAAGCGCGGCGGGGCCGCGTCCTCCAGCTCCTCCGGGGCACCGATGCGGGGGCGCACGACGCGGGCGAAGAGGCGGGCGTAGGGCGAGTTGCGGACGCCGAAGACCACGGCGACGGCGAACGCCAGCGCCTGAAGGGCCAGTAGCCACGCGCTACCGGTGATCAGGACGAGGGCGAGAACGACGGTGGTGAGTACGGCGGCGAATCGCTGTCCGCGGGGGTCGACCTGCATGGTGGGCTTCCCAGCTGCGTGAGCGGTGCTGTTCGGGGGCCGAGAGGCGGTGGCCTGTGCCGTCGTCCGTGGTCGCGGAGGTCGGGCGGGCCGGATTCCGGGGCAGGGGCGCACGGGGGCGCCACGGAGTTCCGCTCTAGCGGGAAGCGCGACAGAGTGCGGCGGCGACGCGGCAGAAGTCCACGGCGCGTCGCTTCGTCAAAAGCGCATCTGTCGGAGAGGTCACGCTGACGATCGTACGGGCTGGATCCGCCGATGTCACGAGTGGGGCGAATCACATCAACGATCGTCAGGCCGTCCGTCGATCGCGTGCCCGAGCGCCGCGATCACGTCCGCCTTGCGCGGCAGACCGCCGGCGCGGCGGACGATCCGGCCCTCGGCGTCCAGGACGAGGACGGTGGGCGTACGCAGGATGTCGAGCCGTCGGACCAGGTCGAGCCGGGACTCGGCGTCGATCTCCACGTGGACGACGCCCTCGACCATCGCGGTGACGTCGCCGAGCACCCGCCGCGTCGCGCGGCACGGCTGGCAGAAGGCGGTGGAGAACTGCACGAGCGTGGCCCGCTCCCCGGGTTCGGCGCCGATGTCGTCGGCCGTCAGGACCATCGTGTCGACCGTGCTCATCCGTCCGTTGCTCCGCTTCCACAGCACACCGGCCAGCGTCCCCACGGCGAGGGTCACCGCGACCGCCGCCCCGCCGACCAGCTGCTCCGGCCCCATGGGCGGCTACCGGTCCCCCGCGGCGCCGACGAGTCGGACGTCGGTGGCGTGGGCCGACACCTGCACGCCGTTGGGCAGCGCCTCGATCTCGGTGACCTGCAGGTCGAACGGCATCGGCGGGACCTGGAAGCCCACGGTCAGCCGCTCCTCGACCACCGGGCCGAGGTCGATGGGGAGCTCCCTGATCTGGACGTTGCGCGGGGTCACGTTGATGACGTCGCCGTCGATGGACACCTCCAGGTCGGCCGACACCTCCTCGCTGATGCCGCCGGGCAGCGCGAGGTCGCCGGACATCCGCGGCTTGCCGTCCTGGTTCTCGATGACGATGCCCTGCGGCAGCCGCGACTGCAGCTCGCTGTAGGGCAGCATCACCGTGGCGTCGGCGGAGCGGGCGACGACGCTCGGCTCGGACATCAGGTCGGCGATGGGCGCCTCGACGTCGCGCGCGGTGATGTCGAGACGGTCGAAGTTGACGTCGTTGATCGTCATCGCACCGGTGACGATGTTGATCTCGGAGTACTCCCCGCCGATCGCCTGGGTGAGGAACGGGAACCCGCCGATGGTGACCTCGGGCTCCGAGGCCATCTCGTACTGCTGGCTCACACGCTTGGCGATCTCGTTCTGCGCGGCGGAGTGCAGCCCGCGGTCGGCGACCACGATCATCACCAGCAGGAAGATCAGGATGAAGACGAGAAACTTACGCATCGGGCTTCCAGCACGCTCCCGTTAGTCCGAACTCGGCGGCCCGGGGAAGGATTCGGGGCCGGCGAGCACACATCAGCGGCGCCGCAGGCGCCCAGGCTGACAGGTCGACGAGAAGGAAGCGTACTTCACCCGACCCCGTCCCCCGGTTTCCGGTGGGGGACCCCGGCCCGTTTCCCGCCGCCCGGATCAGGTCGTTCGGCCCGCCCTCATCCGGGTGCCGCCGACCGTTCGCCTGCCGTTCGCCACTGCGCCCCGCCCGCCTGCGCTCCGGGGGCTCCGCGCCGCTCAGCGCGGCATCAGCATGTCCGCGAGGTTGTCGTTGGCCGAGGCGCCCGACAGCGAGAGTTCGATCACGTTGGTGGCCACGACGTGCGGCGAGCTGCGCCGCTGGAACTCCATCACGTGCGGCTGCTGCTCGTGCTCCTCGATGGCGAGCTGGTCGCGGTAGATGGCGT
This window contains:
- a CDS encoding MurT ligase domain-containing protein — encoded protein: MSELPLRAQLAAVLGKGAATLSRATGRGDGSVIGGRVALKVEPDLLAKLARGRRLTLVSATNGKTTTTRLIASALRELGDIATNEHGANMPTGHITALANSPEARNGVLEVDEKYLPQVLRQTNPAVVVLMNLSRDQMDRASEINLLAKKWRDALSRSEAHVVANADDPLVAWAGLGARHATWVAAGQRWKEDSWCCPECGGHLKRDPDPHWECPECGLRRPEATWAVDNDNDTVTDSNGQPMRLELGLPGDANRANAAIAMATAAAYGIHPKQSLPRLREIRSVAGRYTSVVTDGVEVRLLLAKNPAGWLESFAVLSRPHVPVLLSVNAQIPDGKDTSWLWDVDYTVLRGRRVFVMGERRTDLALRLETDGVPFEIADTVGDVVTRLKSEQSGITMVDVIANYTAFQQIRTAYGRVQ
- a CDS encoding putative leader peptide, with product MTSADPARTIVSVTSPTDALLTKRRAVDFCRVAAALCRASR
- a CDS encoding type 1 glutamine amidotransferase; translated protein: MSDSSSALRIVWIYPDLLSTYGDKGNVLVLRRRAELRGIPVEEVHVHSSDPVPAEGDIYLLGGGEDRPQILAAERLRADGGLKRAAERGACVFSVCAGYQIIGETYGDDADNPLPGVGIMDIRSGRGETRGVGEIVADVDPALGVGRITGFENHQGRTAIGASATPLSQVVTGVGNDGRTEGAYQGQILGTYLHGPALPRNPALADLLLRWRVGQIPPLDPSWGERLHEERLAAAL
- a CDS encoding sulfurtransferase, with product MSRSDVLVDADWVEAHLNDPDVVLVEVDEDTSAYDKGHIPNAIKIDWKKDLQDPVRRDFIDKTGFEKLLSERGISNDDTVVLYGGNNNWFAAYAYWYFRLYGHQKVRLLDGGRKKWELDSRELVEAVPERAVTDYKAQDQDTSIRAFRDEVVSAIGTKDLVDVRSPDEFVGRLLAPAHLPQETSQRPGHIPTARNIPWAKTANEDGTFKSDEELRELYTEAGVDLNKDIIAYCRIGERSSHTWFALHELLGLDNVKNYDGSWTEYGSLVGVPIELGEAK
- a CDS encoding LmeA family phospholipid-binding protein — encoded protein: MRKFLVFILIFLLVMIVVADRGLHSAAQNEIAKRVSQQYEMASEPEVTIGGFPFLTQAIGGEYSEINIVTGAMTINDVNFDRLDITARDVEAPIADLMSEPSVVARSADATVMLPYSELQSRLPQGIVIENQDGKPRMSGDLALPGGISEEVSADLEVSIDGDVINVTPRNVQIRELPIDLGPVVEERLTVGFQVPPMPFDLQVTEIEALPNGVQVSAHATDVRLVGAAGDR
- a CDS encoding TlpA family protein disulfide reductase, coding for MSTVDTMVLTADDIGAEPGERATLVQFSTAFCQPCRATRRVLGDVTAMVEGVVHVEIDAESRLDLVRRLDILRTPTVLVLDAEGRIVRRAGGLPRKADVIAALGHAIDGRPDDR
- a CDS encoding DUF4395 domain-containing protein; translated protein: MQVDPRGQRFAAVLTTVVLALVLITGSAWLLALQALAFAVAVVFGVRNSPYARLFARVVRPRIGAPEELEDAAPPRFAQGVGLAFALVGLLGYLFVGAWLGITATAFALFAAFLNAAFGFCLGCEMYLLLRRLPLPGRAA
- a CDS encoding DUF1416 domain-containing protein, whose product is MSDKGCGAPVGGVALADVDAGDQAVIQGVVTRDGAPLRGAYARLLNTSGDFAGEVATGDEGTFRFFAADGDWKVRVLASQGFTAEYAVQAEVGKVIDLKVEA